In Fusarium musae strain F31 chromosome 7, whole genome shotgun sequence, a single window of DNA contains:
- a CDS encoding hypothetical protein (EggNog:ENOG41) — MSMLATASPSPHPSSFGMPRPWETNRCPDYSLRPRTENDKVALPSIRQVHNIDSTKVSERAESRSTLPSLPPPRSLERELPVGRGTAPTDGYRPPQQSMPHSRTPISEPGVSPYRENGYGYPYHHPTRYQSLSTGSAHSYDRTPFTPGTYNTPYQDFVRFGDMSSASLSGDNKQRKRRGNLPKETTDKLRAWFVAHLQHPYPTEDEKQDLMRQTGLQMSKFGRTKPRTEKPSQNWKLTCPPTDQISNWFINARRRQLPAMINNARAETDAMTGARGGDLKVLATTERGDFDHSKREPAGPLSDGEGATYDEELEALSQRRPGTIGRGSV; from the exons ATGTCTATGCTTGCTACAGCATCCCCTTCTCCTCACCCTTCATCTTTCGGCATGCCCCGTCCATGGGAAACCAACCGATGTCCCGACTATTCACTTCGACCGAGGACCGAGAACGACAAAGTCGCACTTCCTTCAATTCGACAGGTACATAACATCGATTCGACAA AAGTCAGTGAAAGAGCAGAGTCTCGGTCGACGCTACCCAGTCTTCCTCCACCACGTTCTCTGGAACGAGAACTACCTGTGGGCCGTGGCACAGCACCTACAGACGGCTATCGACCACCTCAGCAGTCGATGCCACATTCACGAACACCCATATCTGAGCCCGGCGTTTCACCATACCGTGAGAACGGTTATGGTTATCCTTATCACCACCCAACACGATACCAATCACTATCCACAGGATCAGCTCACTCGTATGACCGGACACCATTTACTCCAGGCACATACAACACGCCTTACCAAGATTTCGTTCGATTTGGGGACATGAGCTCTGCCAGTCTTAGCGGTGATAACAAACAACGGAAGCGAAGAGGAAACTTGCCCAAAGAGACTACAGACAAGCTCAGGGCGTGGTTCGTCGCACACCTTCAACACCCATACCCTACCGAGGACGAAAAGCAAGATCTCATGCGACAGACTGGGCTACAGATGAGTAAGTTCGGCCGCACTAAACCAAGGACGGAGAAGCCTAGTCAAAACTGGAAACTAACATGTCCACCAACAGATCAAATCTCCAACTGGTTCATCAATGCTCGACGTCGCCAATTGCCAGCCATGATTAACAACGCTCGCGCCGAAACTGACGCCATGACGGGCGCTCGAGGCGGTGACCTAAAGGTCCTCGCCACAACAGAACGGGGTGACTTTGACCACTCCAAACGAGAGCCCGCCGGACCCTTAAGTGACGGTGAGGGCGCCACTTATGACGAGGAACTTGAGGCGTTGAGCCAGCGAAGGCCTGGCACCATCGGCAGGGGCAGCGTCTAA
- a CDS encoding hypothetical protein (EggNog:ENOG41) has translation MPPDTSEPDPSGQPESAKTEPLACVSCRARKLKCDRTKPACTRCVKVSNECVYPESRRKPNFKRRNVKELEARLAQVEDYLKEVNKNSSEEKTDDGSPTQPPQANVNFFDMDFTPGLGQTINNLPDPDFPSFTSPNIVQNPQESPQILNAQLMSLGMTEPLPPDDVMEELNNIFFHNQYRMIPIIHPGKYLQSFYGPLLRRPPMCLRYAIWALAATGSTKFDEYHDVFYRRSRAYIEADMMKIATRLPASEEAFVEDRKEDAPFLDEAIQGAQYTGFAGTILTCEIFKIILRHVHRSKPDSRNEDLMHGSFWTRHRDLDNTLSSLFMFLPEKFRLPENVRDVSALHLNLNLHAAIICLHHAAVEKADKYNLPDHVKQGSVTRLRAAAEEIVNIMRLTANGTMFFKSPLSALSLYCTTTVYVYLGKEDPVTGLSTIDLSNFQLIIQSMEAIARVHTITRTFLQQACLDIEKNGLSSVIQVPSLRKYRNAFGPSRSRIPMLARSSVAEHTGASPILFASNFTQEKRMDAEESRLDKVASAMSLGKTCYSAVLGAAARNVEPAGRSDPETNKRKRTRESPGPEVMANMRNKDPLHLNLNPNFRGTGMWPASFSPRMASGAISLPDRTNSSAASSPAHQGSNQGSYTKTVSGSSHTSPDIGLGNSAEENRIDLRAFQERISTPIWQSTEETLFAQMAANTIPLGDGDPWGILNAVDLSWDVGGLPAGN, from the exons ATGCCACCAGACACAAGCGAGCCCGATCCTTCCGGCCAACCTGAGTCTGCAAAGACTGAGCCTTTAGCCTGCGTTTCCTGCAGAGCCCGCAAGTTGAAATGCGATCGCACGAAACCGGCGTGCACTCGCTGTGTCAAGGTCTCAAATGAGTGTGTATATCCAGAATCCCGGAGAAAGCCCAACttcaagagaagaaatgTCAAGGAACTCGAGGCTCGTCTGG CTCAAGTTGAAGATTATCTCAAGGAGGTCAATAAGAATTCTTCAGAGGAGAAAACAGACGATGGGAGTCCAACTCAGCCACCGCAGGCGAATGTCAACTTCTTTGATATGGACTTTACCCCTGGACTGGGTCAGACAATTAACAATCTGCCTGATCCCGATTTTCCGTCTTTCACATCACCCAACATCGTCCAAAATCCACAGGAGAGCCCCCAGATTCTGAATGCGCAGTTGATGAGTCTGGGCATGACCGAACCTTTGCCGCCGGACGATGTCATGGAAGAACT CAACAATATCTTCTTTCATAACCAATATCGCATGATACCAATTATCCACCCAGGAAAATATCTCCAATCTTTTTATGGCCCCCTGCTCCGAAGACCCCCTATGTGTCTGCGATATGCCATATGGGCTCTAGCAGCCACTGGCAGCACCAAGTTTGACGAGTACCACGATGTCTTTTACCGTCGATCGCGGGCGTACATTGAggcagacatgatgaag ATCGCGACAAGGCTTCCTGCCTCGGAAGAAGCATTTGTTGAAGATCGCAAGGAGGACGCCCCTTTTCTGGACGAGGCAATTCAGGGTGCTCAGTACACAGGGTTTGCTGGAACCATCCTTACTTGTGAAATTTTCAAGATCATTCTCCGTCATGTTCACCGATCCAAGCCCGACTCAAGAAACGAAGATCTGATGCATGGGTCATTTTGGACTCGACACCGCGATTTGGACAACACCTTATCCAGCCTCTTCATGTTTCTCCCCGAGAAATTCCGCCTCCCTGAGAATGTGCGAGACGTATCAGCACTCCATTTGAACCTCAACCTTCACGCCGCGATTATATGTCTGCATCACGCTGCCGTTGAAAAAGCGGACAAATACAACCTCCCTGATCATGTCAAACAGGGTAGCGTCACTCGCCTTCGAGCGGCTGCCGAGGAGATTGTCAATATCATGCGACTGACCGCCAACGGCACTATGTTCTTT AAGAGCCCATTGTCTGCTCTCTCGCTATACTGTACCACTACGGTTTACGTGTATCTAGGCAAAGAGGACCCGGTCACCGGCTTAAGCACAATTGACCTGTCAAATTTCCAGCTCATAATCCAATCTATGGAGGCTATCGCACGTGTGCACACCATCACACGAACGTTCTTACAGCAAGCATGCCTCGACATCGAAAAGAACGGGCTCAGCTCTGTTATTCAAGTACCATCATTGAGGAAATATCGAAACGCTTTTGGACCAAGCAGGTCGCGTATCCCCATGCTTGCCCGAAGCTCAGTTGCGGAGCATACCGGGGCATCGCCTATCTTGTTTGCTTCCAACTTCACCCAGGAGAAACGGATGGATGCTGAAGAGTCAAGATTGGACAAAGTGGCCAGTGCCATGTCGCTGGGAAAGACGTGTTATTCAGCAGTGCTTGGGGCCGCTGCTAGAAATGTTGAGCCTGCGGGTCGATCAGATCCGGAAACCAATAAACGAAAGAGAACGAGAGAAAGCCCTGGACCTGAAGTTATGGCCAATATGCGGAACAAAGACCCTCTTCACTTGAACTTGAATCCCAACTTCAGAGGAACGGGTATGTGGCCAGCATCATTCTCACCCCGCATGGCCTCAGGTGCTATTTCGCTACCGGATCGAACAAATTCATCAGCCGCATCTTCGCCAGCTCACCAAGGTTCAAATCAAGGTTCCTACACGAAGACGGTCTCCGGGAGCAGTCATACCTCACCTGATATCGGCCTCGGGAATAGTGCAGAGGAAAATCGGATCGATTTAAGAGCATTTCAAGAACGCATCTCTACACCGATATGGCAGTCTACCGAAGAAACACTCTTTGCACAGATGGCGGCAAATACTATTCCCCTCGGTGATGGTGATCCATGGGGGATATTGAATGCTGTCGATCTCAGCTGGGATGTTGGCGGACTTCCAGCGGGAAATTGA
- a CDS encoding hypothetical protein (EggNog:ENOG41), protein MFQYVIGLLAIILVFSNPTSDFLYPDRATRINDVSPRPKLNESLLAIDPPNATAAECVPDGYVARILSREPLVIYLENFLNGEERKHLLDISEPLFVPSTITNNGEATHRDSSVRDSHVAVIPRTDPVRCIESRARALQGWRPDLWIERLRTQRYGPGGHYDHHFDWSTNTRGWGRVSSLMVWVEGSDSLKGGGTGFPLIKRPAETEWCRFIECHDDTEEHKGMGVTFKVVPGNAVYWENFAADGRGYEETWHAGLPVQEGTKTGLNIWSFGRI, encoded by the exons ATGTTTCAATACGTGATTGGGCTCCTGGCTATTATCCTAGTCTTCTCAAACCCCACCAGTGACTTCTTGTATCCAGACCGGGCCACTCGCATCAACGATGTCTCACCGCGCCCCAAGTTGAATGAGTCGCTCCTAGCTATTGATCCGCCCAATGCGACAGCGGCTGAGTGTGTTCCAGATGGTTATGTTGCCAGAATTTTGAGCAGAGAGCCTCTGGTGATATATCTCGAGAATTTCTTGAATGGGGAAGAGAGGAAGCATTTGCTTGATATAAG TGAACCGCTCTTTGTACCTTCAACCATAACAAACAATGGCGAGGCCACTCATCGCGACTCTTCAGTCCGTGACTCTCACGTTGCGGTCATTCCCAGAACTGACCCTGTCCGCTGCATTGAGTCTCGTGCCCGCGCTCTTCAAGGCTGGCGCCCAGATCTCTGGATCGAACGCCTGAGAACTCAACGGTACGGTCCGGGTGGCCACTACGACCATCACTTTGACTGGAGTACTAACACGCGTGGATGGGGTCGTGTGAGCAGTCTCATGGTGTGGGTCGAGGGTTCTGATAGTCTTAAGGGTGGTGGCACCGGGTTTCCCCTTATCAAGAGGCCAGCGGAGACGGAATGGTGTCGGTTCATCGAGTGTCATGACGACACGGAGGAACATAAAGGCATGGGCGTGACTTTCAAGGTTGTGCCGGGGAATGCAGTATATTGGGAGAACTTTGCGGCGGATGGTAGAGGGTACGAAGAGACATGGCATGCTGGGCTGCCGGTTCAAGAGGGAACCAAGACTGGGTTGAACATATGGAGTTTTGGACGTATTTAA
- a CDS encoding hypothetical protein (EggNog:ENOG41~MEROPS:MER0000933) produces the protein MKSIQLSSLLLSLLPLTQAISLNKRDNGLEPRVMSVEIQRRTISDPISNDRRRLRRRDGTVDIDIDNEQSLYFLNASLGTPAQDFRLHLDTGSSDLWVNAEGSKLCSTHANICSESGLYSPNKSSTYEYLNSDFNISYADGSGASGDYATETFRMGSVKLEDLQFGIGYVTSDNEGVLGIGYKSNEAQVGQLNRDAYDNLPAKLASKGLIASNAYSLYLNDLESATGTILFGGVDQEQYIGDLVTLSINKINGGYSEFSITLQSVSADSETIVDNLDLAVILDSGSTLSYLPASLTSDIYDIVGAQYEEGQSVAYVPCDIGNDSGNFTFKFKDSAEISVSLSEMVLDFTDVTGNQLSFDNGQAACTFGIAPTTGDFSILGDTFLRSAYVVFDLDNNEISLAQSNFNATKSHILEIGTGKNAVPTVTGSGSSDNKENAAASLSPLGGDAAVSMVAGAFALGFAWMLI, from the exons ATGAAGTCCATTCAACTATCCTCCTTGCTATTGTCCTTACTACCACTTACTCAAGCAATTTCCCTCAACAAGAGAGACAATGGCCTCGAGCCTCGTGTTATGAGCGTCGAGATCCAGAGGCGGACAATATCTGATCCCATTTCCAATGATCGAAGACGTCTTCGCAGAAGAGACGGGACAGTAGACATTGATATTGACAATGAA CAATCTCTATACTTCCTCAATGCATCATTGGGAACGCCAGCTCAAGATTTCCGCCTCCATCTCGACACTGGAAGCAGTGATCTATGGGTCAACGCAGAAGGCTCAAAATTATGTTCTACTCACGCCAATATATGCAGCGAATCTGGCCTATACAGCCCCAACAAGTCGTCGACTTATGAGTATTTAAACAgcgacttcaacatctcataTGCCGATGGCTCTGGTGCCTCCGGAGACTATGCTACCGAGACGTTCCGCATGGGTAGTGtgaagcttgaagatttGCAATTTGGTATCGGATATGTTACATCTGACAACGAAGGCGTTCTTGGCATCGGATACAAGAGCAATGAGGCTCAGGTCGGCCAACTCAACCGAGACGCCTATGATAACTTGCCGGCCAAGTTGGCTTCCAAGGGTCTCATCGCTTCTAATGCGTACAGCTTGTATCTCAACGACCTCGAATCCGCCACTGGAACCATCCTATTTGGAGGCGTGGACCAGGAGCAGTACATCGGCGATCTAGTCACTCTCTCtatcaacaagatcaatgGCGGGTACTCCGAGTTCTCCATCACATTACAGAGCGTCAGCGCAGACTCAGAAACCATCGTTGACAACCTCGACCTTGCTGTTATCCTCGACTCGGGCTCAACACTGTCATATCTCCCCGCCTCACTTACATCAGACATATACGACATTGTTGGCGCTCAGTACGAGGAGGGCCAGTCTGTGGCTTACGTTCCCTGCGACATCGGAAACGATTCCGGAAACTTTACGTTCAAGTTCAAAGACTCGGCGGAGATCTCAGTATCATTGAGTGAGATGGTCCTTGACTTCACCGACGTGACAGGGAATCAACTATCCTTCGATAATGGCCAAGCAGCCTGTACTTTTGGAATAGCACCCACGACAGGGGACTTTTCAATCTTGGGCGACACATTTCTCAGAAGCGCCTACGTTGTCTTTGATCTTGACAACAACGAGATCTCACTAGCACAGAGCAACTTCAACGCTACAAAATCGCATATTCTCGAGATCGGTACCGGAAAGAATGCTGTTCCTACTGTCACCGGCAGTGGTTCTTCGGATAACAAGGAGAATGCCGCTGCGTCACTTTCGCCATTGGGAGGCGATGCAGCTGTGTCCATGGTTGCGGGGGCCTTTGCTCTCGGGTTTGCTTGGATGCTTATATAA